TCGACCCAATgaccctccacccccaccagCCGAGGTGCCCCCCTCGGGGACACTCTTTTGGGACACACAGCAGGGCGAGCAGGAGCCGGGCTGGGTGCAGTAGGCGTGGCAGCGGACGATGGCCAGCACCACAATGGTGACCAGGAACACAAAGGTGGTGGCGCTCAGGGCCACGATCAGGTAGAGGGTTACGTTGGAGAACAGCAGCGGGCTGTGAGGCCTGATGATGCGTttggggtcaggggtcagcttGGGTGGCAGCTCCATGACGTGCACATTGATGGTGGCGGTGGAGGAAAGCGGCGGGAGGCCATGGTCACGGACCAGAACGGTCAGCAGGAAAGAGGTGGAGTTGTCCTCGCTGACACGCCGCATGGTGCGGATCTCCCCCGTGTGCTCGTGGACTTTAAACAGGTCCAGCTCGGAGGTGGTCTGCTCCAGGGCGTACACCAGCCAGGCGTTCTGACCTGCGTCCCCGTCCCACGCCACCACCTTGGTCACCAGAGCCCCCGCCTCTGCATTCTTCATCAGCGTCTCGGTGGTCCGCGTCCCATTGGCTGGAGGATGGACTACCCTGGGGGAGTGGTCGTTCTGGTCCATGATGTAAACGTAGACTGTTGCTACGCGGCTGAGGGGCGGCACACCACCATCCTGGGCTTTCACCTGGAAGTGGAACTCTCTGAGCTTCTCGAAGTCGAAGGCTCGCAGGGCATAGGCCTCTCCCGTGTCGGGTTTGATGCTGACGTAGCTCGCCACGGGGATGCCGTGGTTGTTGTCATTGAGGACGGTGTAGGTGATGCGAGCGTTCTCCCCAGCGTCTGCATCCATTGCCTTTACAACGCACATCGATGCGCCAGGTGCATTATTCTCCGTCATGTACACTGTGTAGGAAGTCTGTTCGAAGCGGGGAGGGTTGTCATTGACATCGGCCACGTCAACTTTAATGGACATGTGTGAAGACAGGGCTGGGGTTCCCCCATCGATGGCGGTTACTGTGACGTTGTAGGTGGAGATGGTCTCTCGGTCCAGGAATGCAGCGGTGACCAAGGTGTAGTGGTTCCGGAAGGACTTGATCTTAAAGGGGACACCAGGTTGGATCTCCAGGGTCACCTGTTTGTTCTGGGCGGAGTCCCGGTCATTAAGACTGATCAGAGCCACCACGGTGTCAGCCCGTGCATCCTCCCGGACCGGGCTGGAAAGAGATGACAACACGATTTCAGGAATGTTGTCATTCACATCCAAAACCTCCACCACCACTTTACAGTGGACTACCACTGCAGAAGGACCCCTGTCCATAGCTTGTATGTACATCTCATAGGAGTTAGTCTCCTCATAGTCTATGTTTTTCTTCACTCTGATCTCTCCTGTATCTGTGTCCATGGAGAACATTTGTCTCACCCTCTCTGGGGTGTAACTGCTAAAAGAGTAAAACACCTCCCCGTTTGTGCCTTCATCCCGGTCTGTGGCGTTTAACTTTATCACTAGAGCGCCCTTGGGCGAGTTCTCCGAAAGTTTCACTTTGTATACGGAGTTGTCGAACACAGGCACGTTGTCGTTGGAATCCAGGACACGCACGTTGATTTTGGCTGTACCTGTGCGCGCCGGAGTGCCTCCATCGACAGCAGTCAGTATCAACTGATGAGATGGTGTATGCTCACGGTCAAATGGCTTTTTGAGCACGAGCTGGATGTTCTTGCTATTTGTCGCGGGCTTGTTGGAGTCCAGCGCGAGGTGCTCATTGTTGCTGAGCCGGTAGAGGCGAACTGAGTTGGAGCCTTCGTCTGCATCCTGCGCGCCCTCGATGGGGAACCGGGACCCAGTTATGGCGGACTCTGAGATTTCCAGCTGGTACTCGTCCCGGGGGAACTGTGGCGAGTTGTCATTCGCATCCAGAATCTCCACCTCCACATTATGCACCTCGAGCGGGTTCTCAACCCCCACTTCTAGGTTGAGCAAACAGGTGCCACTGAATTCACACAGCGTCTCCCTGTCGATGCGGTCACTTACCGACAGCTTGCCATTTTTATGATTTATGTTGAAATATCTCCGTGCGCTGTCCGAGGTGATTCTGACGCGTCGGGAGGAGAGCTTTTGCAGGTCCAGACCCAAATCGCGAACAATGTCACCGACCACAGCCCCATTCTCCAGCTCCTCCGGAATGGTGTATCGTATTTGTGCATTTGTAAGGCCACTGAGTAGAAAAATCACCAAATAAGAAGTAAAAGGCACATTCTGAGTTATGCTGTAACAGCATCGCACCGCCACAGCCATCGCAAGCAGGCAGGATCCGCAAACGGATTAGAGAAAGCTTTCCATACGTCCCCACGCGCAACATTAAAAACGGGGGGAAGAGTCCTTGAGTTACCCCCTACTATGTGCAGGACGACCAAAACATCCTCTCCGGTACATGTGCTTGTTTTAAATAGCGTTTTTCCGTTACATCCATGTTTTCCTTTGTTCGTTTGGCTACTgcttttttctcttctctctccgcgCGGCTGAATCTTGTTCCCCTCTCACGGGTGCTGactatcgctctccctctcctctctctccttccccctccctctcttcctatctgtgCAATGGTGTCTGTGGGAAGCGGGGGAGGGGGAGCAGTGCTCTCTAACCGTACTGGCTGCATTTCACCGATTGAAAACAACGTCAAATGAAAAGAAAAAACACATTAATACCTTGAGAATAGCAATAATAGCAATAATTGTATTGCAATTCATCATTATTTTTAACGGTCGGTCGTTTTTCTATTTTTGAGAGAGCGCGCTCGAGCAGgctgttttttttttatcagaaagggagagagagtgagggagcgaGCGAGTGCCACCGCCCTTTTCATTGTGTGCGGCAGATGCATTGCTGATCTGATTTAACCGTACGCCCAGGCGATTACTTCTCTCTTTTCATTGATCCAAACCGGCCATTAAAGCCAAAGCTCTGGACCCAAACGAATAAATAGAAATAACAGGAAAAACGGACATTTAATCGAAAAGTCTATGGAAATAGATCAATAAATTCAATAACAAATGAAATATAATTGTGCAGCAATTATCCTCATAAAAGGAGTCGTTACATTTGAAGTATAATCACGGCAGTTTATTGAAATATTTGCATTATTGTAGAGAAGAGAGGCTCTGCCTTCAATAGAATCAACAGGGCAGTGCAAATCAAGTTAGGCTGAGCATTATAATATGGAGTTAACCAACAGAGACAATAGAACGAGAAAAACAACACAAAGATAAAAAATGAAAGCTGTATGTATCCCTCTCCTCTATTTAGGTACAGCAGCTCTCAAAACAAAGCATACTCTGTCCAGTGCTCTCTCGCTGTCCCACGAGCCATAGGGCTGAAATATTGCTGCTCGCACCCTCCTCTCACTTACTGCCCTGTGAGTGACAGCTGGGTTGATCGTATATTAGGACGACAGGGGTACTTGACTGCGGCTTCAGTTTCGCATCATATTACTCGCAGAACACAGGACCACCCCCTTTAGGCCTATATGTTATCATATGAAGCATGTTAACTCGGGGTGAGCGGGCGAAACGAACCAGGTCACCAACAAGATGCTCGAGACTTAGCCCCTCGCCATATCTGTCAAAACAAACTAGCATGCCCTCTTCTGTCAGACCCAAATTGCTGGAATAATACAGAGCTCGTGCACGCTGCAGATGTGGAAAGCACAAAGAATTTAGACTCATGTCGATTTGTTGACAAGCAGTTCTCCATTTCCTTTCGAAAGTCTCACTTGTCCCAAACATCTAAGCTATAGCCCAATACAATTCAGCAAATAAAAATGTCCACCTGGTGTTAAAGACCGACTTAAAAACAACTAGGGCTAACTGTTTGCcacccccaaaaatattttgaatCCATGAGTGCTGGGGCGGCTTTTACAGACACCATAACCCCTGGTAGTTTCAGAGTGCTTTGGGGGCAGTTCACACCAAGCAATGGTAATGTAATAGTCTGGCAGACATTAATAGACACACACTGCCCTGTCTCCTGGCGCCTTGATATACTTTCGTTAATCCATTAAAAAGTGACCTCAGCTTTATAGACGATCGTGACGTGTTCCAATTTCTTGAAAATCCTGCGCCACAGACCCTTCTGACTTGACAATCACACTGTACACAGACTGTCTGGCTATattaaccctcctgctgtgttccggtcgaattggaccgatttacaatttctctctgaaaaatgtaattcatttaatctgattgtcataacgttccatgactttgtccacacagggcatctgaacacgcagaatacattttgatgattttcattacattttagGTGCAACCCCCATGGCAACCTtcccccaatagaatctttccacCATGGGAACCtcacctgttggcattctcacaaacaatcgcaacattgtttcaataataagTATAACGCATCTCTGGTATATAAAGTTTTTTTGAAGCCTTGCTTcaaattcattctgtggcagcacaatgaccaaatgATAAACtctatgtgaggctcttgatcatatctttgatcacgacactggtgaggaggagagagtccttgttaaactttgacacaaagtattctgtgataaatagcacaatatgtttcatctgagtatgGGTTATaagtcaaaataatccatacattatgATTTTGTTTTACTCAAAAACGAGTTCTATGAGCCCAGCTCTCCTCCACCGACCCCTCATAAATAGCCATTACAAGTTCAAAACGTGTAACGTTCACAATAACTTAATTAAGTTGAaaaaaagatctaacacaacattaggtgataatatatgttttattgtggatttataatcagctgtaatggggcggtcattttgaaccgggaacacagaattaattaacatgaaattTCAATTACAATATAATTGCACAACCAACGTATGTTCATCAAATGTTGTAGGGGTGTTAAGCCTTTGATGGCTTTTCTTTTAAATTCGACTCAATATCTCAAACACCTCAAACATCTGCCCATGGGGCCGAGATGTCTCATATGCGCATGTCTTTCCGCAGGTGGTCGGATAGTAGCGTTAAATGCCCAAATCATCCCGCTCAGACTTTCCTCCTAATTAGTACAGTCTGAACCCATGTACCCCTATTAAAATCCAATTTAAAtcgaattcaattcaatttagaGGGGCCTCTAGTCCAAATGCGATCAGTACGACAAAGTGAGAGGGAGCATCTTTCGACACTAATTTCATTTCTA
Above is a genomic segment from Oncorhynchus gorbuscha isolate QuinsamMale2020 ecotype Even-year linkage group LG23, OgorEven_v1.0, whole genome shotgun sequence containing:
- the LOC124011672 gene encoding protocadherin alpha-C2-like isoform X1; its protein translation is MAVAVRCCYSITQNVPFTSYLVIFLLSGLTNAQIRYTIPEELENGAVVGDIVRDLGLDLQKLSSRRVRITSDSARRYFNINHKNGKLSVSDRIDRETLCEFSGTCLLNLEVGVENPLEVHNVEVEILDANDNSPQFPRDEYQLEISESAITGSRFPIEGAQDADEGSNSVRLYRLSNNEHLALDSNKPATNSKNIQLVLKKPFDREHTPSHQLILTAVDGGTPARTGTAKINVRVLDSNDNVPVFDNSVYKVKLSENSPKGALVIKLNATDRDEGTNGEVFYSFSSYTPERVRQMFSMDTDTGEIRVKKNIDYEETNSYEMYIQAMDRGPSAVVVHCKVVVEVLDVNDNIPEIVLSSLSSPVREDARADTVVALISLNDRDSAQNKQVTLEIQPGVPFKIKSFRNHYTLVTAAFLDRETISTYNVTVTAIDGGTPALSSHMSIKVDVADVNDNPPRFEQTSYTVYMTENNAPGASMCVVKAMDADAGENARITYTVLNDNNHGIPVASYVSIKPDTGEAYALRAFDFEKLREFHFQVKAQDGGVPPLSRVATVYVYIMDQNDHSPRVVHPPANGTRTTETLMKNAEAGALVTKVVAWDGDAGQNAWLVYALEQTTSELDLFKVHEHTGEIRTMRRVSEDNSTSFLLTVLVRDHGLPPLSSTATINVHVMELPPKLTPDPKRIIRPHSPLLFSNVTLYLIVALSATTFVFLVTIVVLAIVRCHAYCTQPGSCSPCCVSQKSVPEGGTSAGGGGGSLGRGGGGGGGGGGQGQPNNNVALRRDLKVEPHYIEVRGNGSMTKTYCYKTCMTATSGSDTFMFYNTGRPHSGTWSSGGYVTSQSGQSQMFVRRLSMPDATAIQPKVPNSDWRYSASLRTGMQSSVHMEESSVMQGAQGVLVQNWPTVSSATGDAEGGETSPPMGAGVDSNSWHFRYGAGGPGGPPQHLKPGEVPPEAFIIPGSPAIISIRQQGGEDDKSDFITFGKKEEAKKKKKKKKEKKDKKDKGKDDDE